A stretch of Acidovorax sp. RAC01 DNA encodes these proteins:
- a CDS encoding DegT/DnrJ/EryC1/StrS family aminotransferase — protein MQPTAPIKPFFLDVDAADRAALHTALDQILDTSTLILGPYTDQFEKEFAAYVGTKHAVSLNTATSALEVQLRLEGVENRIVGVPTNTNFATVAAIIHAGGEPVFMDMDEKTFMPRLSHVEELLRAQPLLAGLMWVHIGGVISPDMAEIASFCKSNGLFLIEDCAHAHGSVLDGKHAGTFGVSGAFSFFPTKVMTTMEGGMIVTDDADYASAIRSYRNQGKRAGAYNALHVDLGSSWRLSEFGAAFGLRQLAKLDAMVARRAVVANIYVEAFKELGIQYVDFSHMTAASNYKVIAILPEHLTLAEAKDAFASEGVILGGGVYEIPCHSQPVFQTLDLCGSSFPIAEKYCGRQFCLPITSGMNHHEANRVVEAMRKIFSR, from the coding sequence TTGCAGCCCACCGCACCCATCAAACCATTCTTCCTCGACGTAGACGCCGCTGACCGGGCCGCGTTGCATACAGCGCTCGATCAAATCTTGGACACCAGTACGCTGATTCTCGGACCTTACACCGACCAGTTTGAGAAAGAATTCGCCGCCTACGTCGGAACGAAACACGCGGTATCACTAAATACCGCGACAAGCGCGCTTGAAGTGCAATTGCGATTGGAGGGTGTTGAAAACCGAATAGTTGGTGTCCCTACCAATACCAACTTCGCCACTGTGGCAGCAATCATCCATGCGGGCGGCGAACCAGTGTTCATGGACATGGACGAGAAGACGTTCATGCCGAGGTTGTCGCACGTCGAGGAACTCTTGCGCGCACAGCCTTTGCTAGCTGGACTAATGTGGGTGCATATCGGCGGCGTGATCAGCCCCGACATGGCTGAGATCGCTTCTTTTTGTAAGTCGAATGGATTGTTCCTAATCGAAGACTGCGCGCATGCACATGGCAGCGTGCTGGATGGCAAGCATGCCGGCACCTTTGGTGTGAGCGGCGCCTTCTCGTTTTTCCCGACCAAAGTAATGACAACGATGGAGGGCGGGATGATTGTGACGGACGACGCTGACTATGCCTCCGCAATCCGTTCCTACCGTAACCAGGGAAAAAGAGCCGGAGCATACAACGCCCTACACGTTGACTTAGGCAGCAGCTGGAGACTATCGGAATTTGGCGCCGCTTTCGGGCTCAGGCAACTGGCCAAGCTTGACGCTATGGTCGCCCGAAGAGCTGTCGTTGCCAACATCTACGTTGAGGCCTTCAAGGAACTGGGCATCCAGTATGTTGACTTCTCCCACATGACCGCAGCCAGCAACTACAAGGTCATAGCGATCCTTCCGGAGCATTTGACGTTGGCAGAGGCGAAAGACGCATTTGCTTCTGAAGGTGTAATCCTGGGTGGCGGGGTGTATGAGATACCGTGTCACTCCCAGCCGGTATTTCAAACCCTCGATCTTTGCGGGTCAAGTTTCCCTATCGCAGAGAAATACTGCGGTAGACAGTTCTGCCTCCCTATTACTTCAGGCATGAATCATCACGAAGCCAATAGAGTGGTGGAAGCGATGAGGAAAATATTTTCTAGGTAA
- a CDS encoding flavin reductase family protein, protein MLIKSPSCGPTDFRDAMAQFPSGISVVTTNGPAGRWGMTASAVCSVSDEPPTVLVCVNRNSRAHAVIRHNGALAINLLAIDQAHLATRFASKTEDEMHAEFLAEHWSADYEVPVLSSSVAWLFGRVVQHLDVASHTTFFVEILRTHCEDELVPAIYHRRSFTALAVKK, encoded by the coding sequence ATGTTGATCAAATCGCCTTCTTGCGGGCCGACGGACTTCCGAGATGCAATGGCGCAGTTTCCCAGCGGAATTTCCGTTGTAACAACGAATGGCCCAGCGGGTCGGTGGGGCATGACGGCATCCGCGGTTTGCTCTGTTTCAGATGAGCCGCCAACCGTTCTAGTCTGCGTAAATCGCAACAGCCGCGCACACGCAGTGATACGTCACAACGGTGCCTTGGCGATCAATCTTCTAGCCATCGACCAGGCCCACCTTGCTACTCGCTTTGCGAGCAAGACTGAAGACGAGATGCATGCTGAGTTCCTTGCCGAGCACTGGTCGGCAGACTATGAAGTACCTGTTCTCTCAAGTTCAGTGGCCTGGCTTTTCGGTCGGGTCGTGCAACACCTGGACGTTGCGTCTCACACGACATTCTTCGTCGAAATTCTCCGAACTCATTGCGAAGACGAACTCGTGCCGGCCATCTACCACCGCAGATCATTTACCGCACTCGCAGTAAAAAAGTAA
- a CDS encoding LLM class flavin-dependent oxidoreductase — protein MVAQRPEVWPYPNTDFDPVLATTVYNNYIEQLVYAEECGFDWVGIGEDHFTAYSITPNPNLIISILSQRTKRVKFAILGAPLPLLNPIRLAEECAMLDVLSNGRLIVGFIRGVPQNYAAYNVDPNESRDRFDQARDLILKAWASDEIFAWKSSHYDFPKVSLWPKPVQQPHPPLIFSANSAPSAVLAAKSKAIAGTIHMYNLNALDQVAESILAYKTQATADGWEAGSDRFLIGLQVCIADTDEEAKNLLTPALDYQFKVLSGTFNAQKREIAKTTAYGHTPTEEHPPTFEERLAAKIILCGSPSTVVQQIKKVREMVGVGTISLHFQVGNMKDEHVRKGMTLFRDKVLPNFR, from the coding sequence ATGGTCGCACAGCGACCTGAAGTCTGGCCATATCCGAATACGGACTTTGACCCGGTGCTGGCAACTACCGTCTACAACAACTACATCGAGCAGCTTGTTTATGCCGAAGAGTGCGGCTTCGACTGGGTGGGTATCGGCGAAGATCATTTCACCGCCTACTCCATTACCCCGAATCCAAATCTTATTATTTCCATTTTGAGTCAGCGTACGAAACGTGTGAAGTTTGCTATTTTGGGCGCACCCCTGCCATTGCTGAACCCTATTCGACTGGCCGAGGAATGCGCGATGTTGGATGTACTGAGCAACGGTCGCCTCATTGTGGGATTTATACGTGGGGTCCCACAAAACTACGCAGCCTATAACGTCGATCCCAATGAATCGCGCGACCGATTTGACCAGGCGCGAGACCTCATTCTGAAAGCTTGGGCTTCAGACGAGATATTCGCCTGGAAGAGCAGCCACTACGACTTTCCAAAGGTATCTCTTTGGCCGAAGCCGGTACAGCAACCACATCCACCATTGATTTTTTCGGCGAACAGTGCCCCGTCAGCGGTGCTCGCAGCCAAAAGCAAAGCAATTGCCGGCACGATTCACATGTACAACCTGAATGCGCTTGACCAAGTGGCAGAGTCGATTCTGGCGTACAAGACTCAGGCCACCGCCGACGGATGGGAAGCCGGGAGCGACCGATTCTTGATCGGCTTACAGGTCTGCATCGCAGACACCGACGAGGAGGCAAAGAACTTGTTGACACCTGCGCTCGACTACCAATTCAAAGTTCTCTCCGGCACTTTCAACGCTCAGAAGCGCGAGATCGCCAAGACCACGGCCTACGGTCACACGCCTACTGAAGAGCATCCGCCGACATTCGAGGAGCGACTTGCAGCCAAGATCATCTTGTGTGGTAGTCCAAGTACTGTCGTTCAGCAGATCAAAAAAGTTCGCGAAATGGTCGGCGTTGGCACGATCAGTCTGCACTTTCAGGTCGGCAATATGAAGGATGAACATGTGCGCAAGGGAATGACCTTGTTCCGAGACAAAGTCCTTCCAAACTTTCGGTGA